TTAATCCTCCATTCTCCACATATATCCCTAAACATTGCGTAAATTATGTCCGATTTTGAGACACATTTCTGTCCGAAATAGGTCAATAGTTCACCTACCTTCTCTAGAAAAACGTCTCCATTTCGCTGTATTCGCTCCTTTGTGTTTTGGCACAAAAACTGAAGTATAAAACCTAAAATACAACCATGGAAAAAGAACTAGGAAAGATATTGATCATAGATGACGATGAAGACGTGCTCTTTGCAGCCAAAATGCTGCTCAAAAAACACGCGCAAGAGGTCATCATCGAAAAGAACCCTAAAAAAATCCCCTTTCTGCTCAACAACGACAGCTACGATGTGATCCTCTTGGACATGAATTTCAGCCAAGATACCACTAGTGGTAAAGAGGGGTTCTACTGGCTGGATCAAATTCTTGAGCGAGACCCCAAAGCTGTTGTTATACTCATTACCGCATTTGGTGATGTAGAAATGGCCGTCAAAGCCCTCAAAGAAGGCGCTACAGACTTCGTACTCAAACCGTGGCAGAACGAAAAATTACTCGCTACACTTTCTACTGCCGTCAAACTCAAACAATCCTACAAAGAAGTCGACCAACTCAAAACCGCAAAAAAACAACTGGAAGAAGAAATCAACCAACCCTTCAAAGACATCATTGGCGAAAGCGATGCGATCAAAAGCGTATTCAAAATAATAGACAAAGTAGCTCAAACAGACGCCAATGTCTTGATATTGGGTGAAAACGGTACTGGCAAAGAACTCATTTCACGAGCCATTCATCTCAAATCCATGAGACGTGACAATGTGTTTGTAGGAGTAGACATGGGAGCTATCACAGAGACCCTCTTCGAAAGCGAACTCTTTGGGCATAAAAAAGGGTCCTTTACAGATGCCAAAGATGACCGCAAGGGGCGATTTGAAATCGCCAACAAAGGCACGCTATTTTTAGATGAAATAGGCAATCTAGGCATGCCTCTCCAATCCAAACTTTTGACAGCCATACAAAATCGTCAAATCACCCCTATAGGAGCCAACAAAGTCCAAGATGTCGACATTCGCTTGATCTGCGCAACCAACATGCCCCTCTATGAAATGGTAGAAGACACCACATTCAGACAAGATCTACTCTATCGTATCAATACCGTCGAGATTAAATTACCCGCGTTACGGGAAAGAATTGAGGACATCCCCATGCTCGCCGATCATTTCATCAAAACTTACAGCAAGAAGTACAGAAAAACGAACAAAAAAATAGCCGCTGCGACGCTCAAAAAACTACAAAAGTATCACTGGCCAGGCAACATTCGGGAACTCCAACATGCCATCGAACGAGCCGTAATCATGAGTGACGACAACACCTTGGTTCCTGAAGATTTCTTTTTCCTCAGCCAAAAAAACAAAGACAATGGAAATTCCCTTGAAGAAACATTCAACTTGGATGAAGTGGAAAAAAACATCATCCAAAAAGCCATAGACCGAAACCAAGGAAACATCTCTCAAGCAGCCAAAGAACTGGGACTCACAAGAGCATCATTGTATAGACGTCTCGAAAAACATGGGCTTTAACAACAACCTCAAGCTATCCATCGCCCTGCGTGTAGGGTTCATCTTATTGACAAGTATTCTACTCGTCAATGCTTTCTATTCCAATTCGTATGCCTTGACCAAACTAGTCCTAGGTATTGCACTAAGTCTACAAGGCTACGCACTTGTCAAGTATCTAGACAAGTCAAACATGGAGTTCGTCCATTTCCTGGATTCGATCAAGTATGACGACTTCACACAAACCTACAGTAGCAAACAAACAGGCACCAGTCAAGATTTGCTCTACGATCGTTTCAACACTGTCATCCGGATGTTTCGTGAAATCAGGGCGGAAAAAGAAGCCCAATACCAGTACCTCCGTACCATTGTACAACATGTAGGTATTGGTATCATCACATTCAACAAACAAGGACACATTCAAATCATCAATGCAGCAGCCAAATCCCTCCTTGACATAGATCACATCAAAAATGTAGATGACTTATCAGCACTCAATCCTGAGCTAGTCAACAGCCTCAAAGATCTCCAAACTGGAGGAAGGGACTTATTGAAAATAGAAAAGAAAGGTGAAGAAATTCAGCTATCAATCTATGCCATCCAATTGATACGAAGAGAAGAAGAATTCAAACTCATTTCCATTCAAAACATCAAAAGTGAACTAGATGAAAAGGAAATGGACGCTTGGCAAAACCTCATCAGCGTACTGACTCATGAAATCATGAATTCCGTCACTCCTATCTCTTCACTCGCAGCAACCGTCGAGTCCAATCTAGAAGAAGTAATCGATACAGAATTCAATGTCAAAGACATTTCAAAAGAAGAGATTGAAGATTTTCATTTGGCCGTCCAGACTATCCATAGACGCAGCGAAAGTCTAATCAAATTTGTCAGTGACTTCAGAAACCTCACCCGAATCCCCATACCAAAGAAGTCCACCATTGAGGTGCGTGAGTTATTTCACACCCTACTCGCTCTACTCAAGTATGATCTAGACAACCAGCAGATTCACTTACAAGTAGACATAGAGCCAGACGACCTCACGATATACGCGGACAAGGAGCAAATTGAGCAAGTACTAATCAACCTCATCAAAAACGCCATGCAAGCTCTCGAAGAGAATCCAGAAAAAGGAAAAGCTAAAAAACTACATATCTCTGCCAAACGAAACACCCCCAACCGCATCTCTCTTACTATCGGAGACAATGGCACAGGGATAGACGAAGACGCGGTACACAAAGTATTTATCCCCTTCTTCACCACCAAAAAATCCGGATCTGGTATTGGCCTGAGTCTATCCAAACAAATCATGCGAAAACACGGCGGCAACATCAGTGTAACAACCCAAATGGGTATAGGCACAGAGTTTTCCTTGGCATTCAATCAATAGCGCATACCAATACTAAACTATCGTAGTATATTAGCTGACTAAGTTTCTATCATGGCACTAATCAGTAAAAAAAAGATCCCCTTCAAGGTCAGTCCTCTACTCCTCAAGTATCTTCAAAAATACCAGCGGTCCATCAATGTACCCATCGAGTACTCCGACCTCCTACGATACGACAATTCCATCCCTCTCTATGACAAAGAGGGGAAAGACACACTGTGGGAGACCGTTTTTTACCCACAGTCAGACATGCAGATGATCTACCACAATCTTAAAAAAATCTATGCTGTCATCAAATCGGACGGAGACCTGAGCGTCATAGACCACCTGGTAATCGACCGTGTTGATATCTGTCAGTATGGCAACACCAAGCCATTTCGGGTCCGGATAGTCAATCAAATCAACGACAATTTTGACTACTTCTACATCAAAAATGCAGATGCTTCGAGAATTTACGGTCTCGAATTGGAGCATCTTCTCTCCCCCAACCGCATCAGTTATGGTGCTTACAAACACACTCTCATCGAAGAACATATTGCTGGAATCCCAGGAGATCAATTCATCAAAAACAACCTAAAAGACAAAGGACTAAACGAAACAAGATTGGCCAAAGAATTTGTCAAGTTCAACGAACGCTGCTTTGTACAGCTCCTGGGAGACATGCACTCTAGCAACTTCGTTATCAACATTACACCTGATTTCGAAGAAATATCCTACCGCATCAAAGCCATTGACTTTGACCAGCAATCCTATGAAGGGCGTCGTAGTATATACCTCCCACAGTACTTCAAACAAAACAATCCCTTGATTGAAATCGGACTCAAGCACATGACTCCCGAGACAGTACGACAGTACCAAAAAGAAGAACGTGCCCTAATCACTAATAGACTCAAAGTAGAAAGATACCGTATCGCCGACCTTTTAAGAGTCATGACCAAAGACACTATTTCCTTTCCTGAGAACGTCAAGACTCTCAAACAAGACTTAGCAGAATTCTACGACGACAATCGCTTTCTAACCTGTAAAAATATGGGAGAAATCGTAAAAGTCAGTCTCTGGATGCTCATCAAGAAACCAGATTTATACAATTTGTGATATCTTTCCATACACAAACGATTGTCACTCATGAAAAGCCACTACATCCTGTTCATACTTGCCCTGCTCCTAGGTGCTTGTCGCAAAACAGATCAAACGACAAGTACAGATGAAGCCATGATCGAAGACATCAATGACCCTGTCAATGGCTTTAATATTGAAGAATCAGACCCCACAGCAGTCTTCATTGCTGACAAGGTCATGACTGCCATGGGTGGACGCAAAGCTTGGGATGAAACGCGCTATATACAGTGGCACGTTGGAAACAATCGCTACACATGGGCCAAATACATTGACAGTTTGCGCATCGATATTCTACCCAATAATGATGTTATTTTGATGGATTTGAAAAAAAAGACTGGAAAAGCTAAAATTGACCAGCAAGAAGTCAACAACCCAGATTCCTTGGCAAAGTATTTGACACAAGCAAACGAAACATGGAACACTGATTCCTATGCACTATTTATGCCTTACAAACTAAAAGATAACGGAGTGACACTATACTATCTCGGGGAAGAAACTACAGGCGACGGACGAGATGCTCAAAAAATTCAAATTGAGTTTACAAATGCCCTGCCTCTCTACGATATATGGGTAGATGCCGAAACCAACTTGATTAGCCAAACAGCATACTACCCTACAACATCCTACCCCGAACCCACCGACACTTTGATTTGGAACGATTACCACCGTTACGGAAAAATCCTACTATCTACAGACGGGGCATCTCACCCCATATCAGACATTAGAACATTAACGAACGTACCTTCTGGTACATTCACTACATTATAAATTTGACATCTTCATGAAATCACTTTTCAAAACCATATTATTCATCGCCACAATCACCCTGTCTCTCAAAGGACTTGCTTCCGATGGCGTCTTGATCACATCCAAGTCGAAGGACTTATCCACGAACCAAATCACAACCTCCAACATCTACTTGACTGACTCCAAACTTCAAATCACAAATTCAGGTGCAGACAATAGCAGCATGATTTTCGATGCGCAAACAGAGGTTTTTACCTTCATAGACAACCGAAAAAGGGAGTATTATCAGTTTGACAAGCCCACTCTAAAACAACTAAAGGAGCAACTGATGATGATGATACAGATGATGAAACAATTTGCTAGCCAAATGCCCGAGGACCAACAAGAGAAAATTGACAAAATGCTCAACCCCAACAGTGGTACCATCATCGCCTACAAAGAAATTGGCACATCTCGCACGGGCTCATGGAATACCACCAACTACCAAGGCACATCCGACAATCAAAAAGTTCTAGAACTCAACATAGCTTCATTTCAAAACCTCGGTATAGCTGAATCTAAGTTCACCGTCATGAAAAGTCTGGTAGAGTTCTTCAAAGAAAACCTCCAAGAAGTAGCTGCCATGCTGCCTACCAATCAAGCCATGTCTACCATTAGCTTCGACGAAAACAGCCCTGTGCTCAAAGAAGGGATTCCCATCAAAACCACATCGTATGAAAGCGGCAATTCGCAAAGCGAGACGACAGTTGAAAAAATAACAGAAACAAATATCCCTGAAAGTCAATTTGCAATCCCTAGTGGATATGTACGTAAAACCATCAATATGCAAAAAGCATTTGAAAGGTGATTTTCACTACATACTCAAATACAAAAAAAGGTCTGTCAGCATTGCTGACAGACCTTTTAATTTATGGATAATTAGCACTAAGCGTGTGCCGCCATTTTCTCCTTCCTCTTTTTTAATTGGCGTCTCAACGATTCTATTACTTCATCTGCTCCTGCCTCAAAGGACTTAGATTGCTTTTTGGCAAACAGCTGAGCACCTGGAATATTAAGTTTCACCTCTATAATCTTATTCTCCCTTGAGTCCACATTTTCTACCTTCATAATCACCTCCCCGTCAATAATGCGGTCGTAAAATGTTTCTAATTTGTCCGCTTTCTTTTGGATGAAATTGACCAATTTTTGATCTGCGTCAAAATGGATGGAATGCATTTGTAACTTCATAAGATTAATTTTTAAATTAAACAATAATTTATGCCTTTGGATGAGCTTGGTCAAAGGCTGACTTTAGCTTCTCCATAGAATTGTGAGTATAGACTTGAGTTGCTGCCAAGCTAGTATGTCCTAGCAGGTCTTTTACAGCATTCAAATCCGCCCCATTATCAAGAATATGTGTTGCAAAAGTATGACGCAACACATGTGGACTTTTCTTATAAACTTTAGAGATTAAACTGAGATACTTCTTCACCAATCTATTCATCATCATCGGATAACACTGCTTCCCAGTATCTGTCAATAGCAAATATTGACTTGAAAAGCCCGCCTGTTCCTTGTACTGTATATACGTATCGATGAGTCCCATGTTACTCGGAGAGATAGGTATTACCCGCTCTTTATTTCTCTTTCCCAAGACTTTTACAGACAACTTGAACCGATCCACATCCAGTTCTTTGAGATGGATCAATTCGGACAAACGCATGCCTGTCCCATAAAGTAACTCCAAGGCCACTTTATCACGAAAACCAGAAAAATTTGGAGAGAAATCGACTTGATCGAGTAGCGAGTTCATTTCCTTTTTCTGAACAAACTCGGGCAACGCTTTAGCGACCTTCAATGGACGCAAACTATTTGCAGGACTATCCGCTATTAGTTCTCGCTTGAGCAAAAATTTGTAATAAGATCTAAGGGACGCAATTTTCCTATTGACGGTACGAGGACTTATATCAGATTCTATCAACGACACAACCCATGCTCTCAGCATCTTGCTAGAAGCAGTGACCGGTTGTTCACCAAAATCCTTAAGGAAATTTTGAAATTGAAGAAGATCAATTTCATAAGATTGTACAGTGTGCTTACTGTAACGTCTCTCGTTGAGAAGGTATTTTGTAAAGGGTTCTATCATTAGTATTACCTTAGATTAAGGTAATACTAACTTATCAAAAACCCATTAGAATTACTACTAGCTTAGTAGTTTTCTTGTGCGTACATTTTCTGCTTGTACGCAGCTCTTATTTTTTGAGTTCTGTTAGTCACAGATGGTTTCTCAAAATGTGTTCTAGATCTAAGCTCTTTCAAAACGCCAGTTTTTTCAAACTTCTTTTTGAATCTTTTCAATGCTTTGTCTATCGACTCGTTTTCTTTAACGTTTATAATTAACATAACTTCTTGTTTTCAAAGGGAGCGCAAATTTATACTGCTATTTAACAAATACCAAAGGCCTATCCTTTAATTTAATTAGAACCATCTAAATTTTATCAAAAAGGGATCTGGAAATCACCAATTTCTGAATCTCGGAAGTACCTTCACCAATCGTACACAGTTTAGCATCTCTATAAAACTTCTCTACTGGATAATCTTTGACATACCCATAGCCCCCAAACACCTGTACAGCATCATTCGCCACAGAAACAGCCGTTTCAGAGGCATGCAACTTCGCCATAGCGGACTCTTGATTCACACTCAACCCTTTATTTTTAAGCTCAGCAGCATCTTGAATAAGCAAACGAGAAGCCTTTACCTGAGTAGCCATATCTGCAATTTTGAATGCCACACCTTGAAATTTTGCAATCTCTTGATTAAACTGCCTCCTCTCTTGTGCATAGGCAACTGCGGCATCCAAAGCCCCTTGAGCAATCCCGAGTCCCAAG
The DNA window shown above is from Reichenbachiella sp. 5M10 and carries:
- a CDS encoding tyrosine-type recombinase/integrase, whose translation is MKVAKALPEFVQKKEMNSLLDQVDFSPNFSGFRDKVALELLYGTGMRLSELIHLKELDVDRFKLSVKVLGKRNKERVIPISPSNMGLIDTYIQYKEQAGFSSQYLLLTDTGKQCYPMMMNRLVKKYLSLISKVYKKSPHVLRHTFATHILDNGADLNAVKDLLGHTSLAATQVYTHNSMEKLKSAFDQAHPKA
- the hpf gene encoding ribosome hibernation-promoting factor, HPF/YfiA family, whose protein sequence is MKLQMHSIHFDADQKLVNFIQKKADKLETFYDRIIDGEVIMKVENVDSRENKIIEVKLNIPGAQLFAKKQSKSFEAGADEVIESLRRQLKKRKEKMAAHA
- the rpsU gene encoding 30S ribosomal protein S21, whose protein sequence is MLIINVKENESIDKALKRFKKKFEKTGVLKELRSRTHFEKPSVTNRTQKIRAAYKQKMYAQENY
- a CDS encoding sigma-54 dependent transcriptional regulator — its product is MEKELGKILIIDDDEDVLFAAKMLLKKHAQEVIIEKNPKKIPFLLNNDSYDVILLDMNFSQDTTSGKEGFYWLDQILERDPKAVVILITAFGDVEMAVKALKEGATDFVLKPWQNEKLLATLSTAVKLKQSYKEVDQLKTAKKQLEEEINQPFKDIIGESDAIKSVFKIIDKVAQTDANVLILGENGTGKELISRAIHLKSMRRDNVFVGVDMGAITETLFESELFGHKKGSFTDAKDDRKGRFEIANKGTLFLDEIGNLGMPLQSKLLTAIQNRQITPIGANKVQDVDIRLICATNMPLYEMVEDTTFRQDLLYRINTVEIKLPALRERIEDIPMLADHFIKTYSKKYRKTNKKIAAATLKKLQKYHWPGNIRELQHAIERAVIMSDDNTLVPEDFFFLSQKNKDNGNSLEETFNLDEVEKNIIQKAIDRNQGNISQAAKELGLTRASLYRRLEKHGL
- a CDS encoding PAS domain-containing sensor histidine kinase: MGFNNNLKLSIALRVGFILLTSILLVNAFYSNSYALTKLVLGIALSLQGYALVKYLDKSNMEFVHFLDSIKYDDFTQTYSSKQTGTSQDLLYDRFNTVIRMFREIRAEKEAQYQYLRTIVQHVGIGIITFNKQGHIQIINAAAKSLLDIDHIKNVDDLSALNPELVNSLKDLQTGGRDLLKIEKKGEEIQLSIYAIQLIRREEEFKLISIQNIKSELDEKEMDAWQNLISVLTHEIMNSVTPISSLAATVESNLEEVIDTEFNVKDISKEEIEDFHLAVQTIHRRSESLIKFVSDFRNLTRIPIPKKSTIEVRELFHTLLALLKYDLDNQQIHLQVDIEPDDLTIYADKEQIEQVLINLIKNAMQALEENPEKGKAKKLHISAKRNTPNRISLTIGDNGTGIDEDAVHKVFIPFFTTKKSGSGIGLSLSKQIMRKHGGNISVTTQMGIGTEFSLAFNQ